One Burkholderia gladioli genomic window, TTCGCGCGCGGCTGGTACAGCGCCAGCAGATCCATCAGGTCGGTATGCCGGGTGTGGTAGCGCGACAGGTAGTTGTTCCACTTGAACTCGCGATCGTCCTCGCCCATGTCCCAGTAACGCGGCGCGGCGATGCCGTGCACCAGTGCGCGGTAATGGAGCACCGGCAGGTCGAAGCCGCCGCCGTTCCACGACACGAGCTGCGGCGTGTATTTCTCGATGGTCCGGTAGAAGGACTGGATCAGCGCGGCCTCGCCGTCCGCGGCGGTACCGAGCGAGCGCACGCGGAAGCCGCTCTTGTCGCGGAACACGCAGGAGATCGCCGCCACCCGTTGCAGGTGATGCGGCAGGAAATCGCCCCCCGTCTTTTCGCGGCGGGCCTCGAACGCATGTTCGGCCACTTCCTCGTCGCTGAGGTCGGCGGGAA contains:
- a CDS encoding 3'-5' exonuclease, which encodes MTPILVFDIETIPDVDGIRRLEDLPADLSDEEVAEHAFEARREKTGGDFLPHHLQRVAAISCVFRDKSGFRVRSLGTAADGEAALIQSFYRTIEKYTPQLVSWNGGGFDLPVLHYRALVHGIAAPRYWDMGEDDREFKWNNYLSRYHTRHTDLMDLLALYQPRANAPLDALAKLCGFPGKLGMDGGQVWEAYRAGELEAIRNYCETDVVNTYLLYCRFQMMRGGLTAVEYADEVQLVKDSLVAEPAPHWAEYLAAFPK